DNA from Sorangium aterium:
GTGATGAAGCGGGCATGCGTGAGGCCATCGAGGACACGGCAGCGCGTGGCGGGCGCCTCGACTTGCTCATCAACAATGCGGGGATCGGCGTCGCCGGCGAGGCGCACGAGATCCCGCTCCCGCACTGGAACCGCGTCCTCGACGTCAACGTGCGCGGCGTGCTGCACGGCATCGTGGCGGGCTACCCGATCATGGTGCGCCAGAAGAGCGGCCATATCCTCAACGTGGCGTCGCTCGCCGGTCTGGGCCCCGCGCCGCTCTTCACGCCGTACGCGATGAGCAAGCACGCCGTCGTCGGCCTCAGCACGAGCCTGCGAATCGAGGCGGCGGCCTACGGCGTGCACGTCAGCGTGCTCTGCCCGGCTGCGGTCGAGACCCCGATCCTGGACTCCGAGAACCCCCCCGATTTGCCGGCGATCCCGTGGGTTCCGAACGCGCGACGCCTGCTCGAGGCCCTTGCTGGCCCGCCTTACCCGGCCGACGCGCTCGCGCGCGAGGCGCTCGATGCGGCGGCCGACGACGAGCCCGTCATCGTGCTGCCCTCGCGCGCACGCTTCCTCTGGCGCCTCGGCAGGATGTTCCCGGCGCTCGTCGAGAAGGGCGGCCGCGGCGAGATCGCCAAAGAGCGAGCGACGCGGGGGTGAGCGTTCGAGCGTGGGGGTGGTGCTCCACTCCTCGGCGCAGACGCTGAGCTCGCCATTCGAAAGGCTCCTTCAGAACTTCAACATGTTTGAAACGCTCCGCGGCCCACGCACCGCGGATTGCCTCCCCGGTGCGCGGCGCGATAGGGGACGTGGATGAACATCGCTCCTTGGATCGGGCTGGCGGCCGTCTGCTTCTTCGTGGCGTGCTCCGACGAATCGGGCGATACGCCTGACGACCAAGGCGGCACGACAGGCAGCAACACGACAGCAGCGTCGGTCGGCAGCGGTGGCACGGGGGGCGATGTGTCGCCCGCAGGCTCGACGTCCTCGGGCTCGACGTCCTCGGCTGGTTCTCCCGCTTCCACGGGGAGCGGCGGGGAGCCG
Protein-coding regions in this window:
- a CDS encoding SDR family NAD(P)-dependent oxidoreductase; translation: MKKTWKDAVTFITGGGSGIGRALSLELARRGARVTVTDVNGDAAAKVAAEAGNGASSRALDVRDEAGMREAIEDTAARGGRLDLLINNAGIGVAGEAHEIPLPHWNRVLDVNVRGVLHGIVAGYPIMVRQKSGHILNVASLAGLGPAPLFTPYAMSKHAVVGLSTSLRIEAAAYGVHVSVLCPAAVETPILDSENPPDLPAIPWVPNARRLLEALAGPPYPADALAREALDAAADDEPVIVLPSRARFLWRLGRMFPALVEKGGRGEIAKERATRG